CTTTGGTATTACAGTAATCTGTACAAGAGATTCATATTTACCCACAAGACTTCCTTCTTTAACACCAACAGGGCCAGGTTCTGTTTCTACGTCTGCGCCATCCGAAATTCCAACAACCTCAACTAACTCTCCCCCAACTTGATCCCTGAAGGCAACTCTTGTCTTCCTAATTCTCTTTGCAGCTCTTTCTGACGGGTAATGCTTACTTTGGCTACTTGCTGAGCCACCAGACTCACCTGATTTGGACACTAGATCAGACTTGTTGATACCGTAACGATTTAGAAGTGTATTATAAGCAACAACAGCTTCTTCATCCGATGGGTCAGGAGGTGGGGGGAAATTGATCTCTGTTGGTGGTGGAGGACGGGGGAAAAGCGCTGCTTCATTCTTTCTCAATATGTACGTTCTTGTCGATGCAGCAAACCGCAATGATTGCCCAACTTCAAGCTCGACCGGTGAATCCTTAGTCAATCGCTCATTTGCAACAAATGTACCATGTGCAGATCCTAAATCAATTACATATACACTGTAACAGAAAAAGAGGTTGTGTCAATGGCAATAACATCTCATTTGACAAAGGATCTTCAAGCTCAACAGAGTTGATTAAAACCCTAAATGGTGGTAACTAAACACATCCATTTCACCGTCTGTGCCCTCTCCAGGACACAGTTTTCTGCCCATTCAGTCATAAACAATGATGGGTCATTTTCCCTTCAGAAACCCCTTTCACCGAATCATTAAATCCTAAATTACACGAGAAATATTTAGTTTCATGTCTAAAAAGCATCGAGTTAAGTGGCTCctgaaatatatttaatacatgaAACGGATGATTAACAGAAACTCCATGTTCATGACGTGAATTACCCAGAAAACATACAATAAAACAGCAGTGATAATTACACAGAGAAGCAGTAAATCCATTATAGAATATTAAAGATGAGAGTAATATGCTAACCTCCCATTTTTGTGAGGAATAACCGCAGCATGCTGACGAGAGACGGACTGATGATCGAGCACAAAATCGCAAGTCTGGATTTGCCTCCCGAAAATATGCCTCCGTCGATCCAGATTAATCCGGTCGAGCACCTGGCCATCCTTCAAAACTTCCAGGTAGAAAACCCCTGCCCGCGGCTCAATCGCCCAATCCGGCGGCTGCCACGTCGACTGCCCTCCTCCAACCTGAGTTGACTGCTGAGTCTGCCCTAACAAGGGGGCTGCCTCCACTCCCACACCTTTCTGAGAGGCATGttgctgctgatgctgttgggaTTGGTGGACAGAATTTTGATTCTGTTGAGTCCAAGCAGAGGCATGATTGCCAGCTACTTTACTTGAGGATTGGctgccaccgccaccgccaccgccaccatTTCTTGAAGTCGCAGAAACAGAGAATGGTTCCAAAGTCTGAGCTTTCTTAAATCTATCAAGACCTGATGATGCTCTTCCATACATCCTCTCTTCAACTAAACTTTGTTGATGAGCTCTCCCGCACTATGAGCTCACAACATAAGTTGCATCACAATGCCGCCATAACATTCATCAAAACTAGCAATGTAACAAAACCATTTAGCTCCACTGAACCACCATGCCACAAAAGCTCTCTATTTTCAGACACAAACCCTAAAAActtaaagaaggaaaaaaaaatcacAGAACATGAGATTAAGTAAAGGGCAGAATAAATATGACAACATAGGAAATTGTTGAAAATAAATAGCATATGATAATCAGAAGGAAATTAGGTAATCAGACATACAAAAACATAATCATTTCACCCTAAGCTAAGGATATAGCAGCAGAATCATGCAGTTAAATTGGGGATAAATCTAGCGCGGGAATAATGATTATGTAATCGTAACAATTGAGAAGCTAAAGGGATTCTAATTTCAAAGTGATAATCACATTCCGgagggaaaataaaaagagagacgaTTGTTTCATACATTGATTGATTGAGGAAATCGGAAGTTAGAGAATCGAACCGATTAGGGTTTTAGAACGCTGCGTCTTTGAGAAGTGAAAAGagagtgtatgtgtgtgtgtgagtgCGATGCGCtggaaatttttaattttctctcaattaaatattaatgtaattatttatttacaactTTTCATGTTTTTGTTCATGAATGGATTATTACTTATTTATCCCTATATAGCTACGCGCCTTGACCATCTTGCCTATGACAATCTTATCCTAATAGAGTAATCAAAGCTTAGTGATTTCTCATCTCACAAAAGAATCAACTGGTCAATGAATGAAAGGATGGGGTGCAAaatgtttattgtatttatttatttttacttaaaCACTAGAATCTTGTTCATTTTAACTAGAAAATTGTACAAGTAGCTGAACttttaaagatattttcataTCGATTAACCAAGTTAATTTGacatatgtatttaaaaatttaaaaaccaaaGTTTCAACAATcatgaacaaaaaattaattaaaccgATTAATTTTGATGAGATAAAACTTACAATTTTTAGTGTTCACTCTAGAGCATTCCTAGTGATAATGGATTTACGGTTAAATTCTTTTAGACCGGTCAggttatattattcattatttgcgtgataaaattcaattttaaatataatgGCTTCTACTAGTGGTAATATCAAAGTAGGCAAATATGAAATCGAAAAGTTTAAtggaaaaataatttttcttattagagGATGCAGATGAAAAATCTACTTATATCACAAAAATTACACAAGGCACTGACAGGAAAAGAGAAAAAGTCAGAGAAAATGAAAGATGAGGATTGGGAAGAATTAGATCTTGAAGCTTGGGCTGTAATAATCTTATGCCTTGAGAAGGATATTGCTTTTTCGGTAAATGAAGAAGAAACTGCAGTAGGCGTTTGGGCAAAGTTAGAGAGTAACTTCA
The sequence above is drawn from the Arachis hypogaea cultivar Tifrunner chromosome 4, arahy.Tifrunner.gnm2.J5K5, whole genome shotgun sequence genome and encodes:
- the LOC112796064 gene encoding protein phosphatase 1 regulatory inhibitor subunit PPP1R8 homolog produces the protein MYGRASSGLDRFKKAQTLEPFSVSATSRNGGGGGGGGSQSSSKVAGNHASAWTQQNQNSVHQSQQHQQQHASQKGVGVEAAPLLGQTQQSTQVGGGQSTWQPPDWAIEPRAGVFYLEVLKDGQVLDRINLDRRRHIFGRQIQTCDFVLDHQSVSRQHAAVIPHKNGSVYVIDLGSAHGTFVANERLTKDSPVELEVGQSLRFAASTRTYILRKNEAALFPRPPPPTEINFPPPPDPSDEEAVVAYNTLLNRYGINKSDLVSKSGESGGSASSQSKHYPSERAAKRIRKTRVAFRDQVGGELVEVVGISDGADVETEPGPVGVKEGSLVGKYESLVQITVIPKGKEQSSAKEADSSQKGVTDRLQEVLKKVKTPQKTGIYDDLYGESLSVKVGSSWAYSPASSGERANPAKEDGEGNALSGKSESNPSSVDGDDDDDDDLFG